From Deinococcus humi, the proteins below share one genomic window:
- a CDS encoding glutaredoxin family protein, which translates to MTVTVYTVPHCSSCEAIKRFLQARAVPYREKNVRLDPAALAEMQAQANVRIAPVTVIGEQVFYGTFEDQRPLLEAALRDNGA; encoded by the coding sequence ATGACCGTCACTGTCTACACCGTTCCACACTGCTCGTCCTGTGAAGCCATCAAACGGTTCCTGCAGGCCCGTGCTGTGCCCTATCGCGAGAAAAACGTGCGCCTGGATCCTGCTGCCCTGGCAGAGATGCAGGCTCAGGCGAACGTCCGCATCGCGCCCGTCACCGTGATCGGCGAGCAGGTCTTCTACGGCACCTTTGAGGATCAGCGCCCCCTGCTGGAGGCCGCCCTGCGAGACAATGGCGCATGA
- a CDS encoding undecaprenyl-diphosphate phosphatase, which produces MNDFIASALLGLVEGITEFLPVSSTGHLIVAADLLNFRDAGGTFEIVIQLGAVLAVIVYYARDLWGQARALPTCADTRRLWLGIAVAFLPAAALGYLFSDEITRSLFSPLTVAISLILGGAVLWWIEGRTFPASTTALTQVSPRQALLVGCAQCLALVPGVSRSASSIIGGLLTGLDRPTATAFSFYLSIPTLGLATLYALIKGQEALNGMQLGPLLLGLGVSFVTALIVIGWLLRYVSRHNFRGFAVYRMLAGLVILGWALWH; this is translated from the coding sequence TTGAACGACTTCATCGCTTCCGCCCTTTTAGGCCTCGTTGAGGGGATCACCGAGTTTTTGCCCGTGTCCTCCACAGGCCACCTGATTGTCGCCGCTGACCTGCTGAACTTCCGCGATGCAGGCGGCACGTTCGAGATCGTGATTCAACTCGGCGCGGTGCTCGCCGTCATCGTGTACTACGCCCGCGATCTGTGGGGTCAGGCGCGCGCGCTGCCCACCTGTGCCGATACGCGCCGTTTGTGGCTGGGCATTGCCGTGGCTTTTCTGCCCGCCGCAGCGCTGGGCTATCTGTTCAGTGATGAGATTACGCGTTCCTTGTTCTCTCCGCTGACGGTGGCGATCTCCCTGATTCTTGGCGGCGCGGTCCTGTGGTGGATTGAAGGTCGAACCTTTCCGGCCAGCACCACCGCCCTGACTCAAGTCAGCCCCCGCCAGGCGCTGCTGGTGGGCTGCGCGCAGTGCCTCGCGCTGGTACCCGGCGTGTCTCGGAGTGCCTCCAGCATCATTGGCGGCCTGTTGACTGGTCTGGACCGGCCCACTGCGACCGCGTTCTCATTTTACCTGTCCATCCCGACGCTGGGACTGGCGACGCTCTACGCCTTGATCAAAGGGCAAGAAGCGCTGAACGGCATGCAGCTCGGACCGCTGCTCCTGGGCTTGGGGGTATCTTTCGTCACCGCACTGATCGTCATTGGCTGGTTGCTGCGCTACGTCTCGCGGCACAACTTCCGCGGCTTTGCGGTGTACCGCATGCTGGCGGGCCTCGTCATTCTGGGGTGGGCCTTATGGCATTAG
- a CDS encoding heavy metal translocating P-type ATPase produces the protein MTSSSIPGTPLRYFVERMDCADCARTVQSALTRLPGVADPKVNFTTQTLSLNLDEAQLPREKLEHTLRTLGYPPTLEPGPAATSALRYFVNNMDCADCAAKVQGVVSRLPGVGESNVNFTTQVLSLTLDETRTPRATLEQALRSIGYPPEQQADASVTPGAPRPARVELPWYRTSKGRNVLLTGALLLLAFIFGLVAPPFAFWAYAAATFIGVWPLVLKAFASTRLGEPFTINTLISVAAIGAIAIGEAAEGALVVFLFAIGELLENVAAGRARAGIQALAALAPKTALLLEAGQTREVPVEQLQVGQLVRVQPGGRVPADGTITEGHSNLDDSPVTGESVPVHKSAGDTVYAGSINTDGVLTVRVDKGASDNTIARIIHLVEEAESSKAPTARFIDRFSRWYTPAAMGIALLFAVLPPLLFGQPWHEWIYKGVALLLIACPCALVLSVPAAVTSGISAGARQGLLIKGGAALETIGSVNTIAFDKTGTLTENKPQVTDVVPLSASEQEVVVLAAAVETGSAHPLAKAILGRAGELAIPAVANARAIPGKAVTATVGGRVLAVGSPRYAQELAPLSPDVQSRIEALEHQGKTVVVLLNGSVPLGLLAIRDEPRADAKAAIAKLHALGVKAVMLTGDNARTGRAIAGDLGLDVEAELMPEDKLRRIAELKQSGKVAMVGDGINDAPALAQSDVGIAMGGGTDVALETADAALLRHSVTGVSDLVQLSRAVMTNIRQNVTFALGLKAIFLVTTLLGLTGLWPAILSDTGATVLVTANALRLLRFTPAP, from the coding sequence ATGACGAGTTCTTCCATCCCAGGGACGCCCCTGCGCTACTTCGTGGAGCGAATGGACTGCGCTGATTGCGCCCGCACGGTGCAGAGCGCGCTGACCCGCCTCCCCGGCGTGGCCGACCCCAAAGTCAATTTCACCACGCAAACGCTGAGCTTAAACCTCGACGAGGCACAGCTGCCCCGCGAGAAACTGGAACACACCCTCCGCACCCTGGGGTATCCCCCCACCCTGGAGCCTGGTCCAGCGGCAACCTCCGCCCTGCGCTACTTCGTGAACAATATGGACTGTGCGGACTGCGCGGCCAAGGTGCAAGGGGTGGTCTCCCGCCTGCCCGGTGTGGGTGAATCCAACGTCAACTTCACCACACAAGTGCTCAGCTTGACGTTGGACGAAACGCGCACACCGCGCGCGACCCTGGAGCAGGCCCTGCGCTCTATCGGCTACCCGCCCGAACAGCAAGCGGACGCGTCTGTCACCCCGGGCGCACCCCGTCCAGCGCGGGTAGAGTTGCCGTGGTACCGGACCAGTAAGGGGCGTAACGTGCTCCTGACCGGTGCGCTGCTCCTCCTGGCCTTCATCTTTGGCCTGGTCGCGCCGCCTTTCGCCTTCTGGGCGTACGCGGCCGCCACCTTCATCGGCGTGTGGCCCCTCGTGCTCAAAGCGTTCGCCAGCACCCGCTTGGGCGAACCCTTCACCATCAACACCCTCATCAGTGTCGCTGCCATCGGGGCCATCGCCATCGGTGAAGCGGCGGAAGGCGCGTTGGTCGTCTTTCTGTTCGCCATCGGGGAACTGCTGGAAAACGTCGCTGCGGGCCGCGCCCGGGCCGGCATTCAGGCCCTCGCCGCCCTCGCCCCCAAGACCGCCCTGCTGCTCGAGGCTGGCCAGACCCGCGAGGTACCCGTCGAGCAGCTGCAGGTCGGTCAGCTGGTCCGGGTGCAGCCCGGCGGCCGTGTGCCCGCCGACGGCACCATCACCGAGGGCCACTCCAACCTCGACGACAGTCCCGTCACGGGCGAGAGCGTCCCCGTGCACAAGAGCGCCGGAGACACGGTGTACGCGGGGAGCATCAACACCGACGGCGTGCTCACCGTGCGGGTCGACAAGGGGGCCAGTGACAACACCATCGCCCGCATCATCCACCTGGTGGAGGAAGCCGAGAGCAGCAAAGCGCCCACCGCGCGCTTTATCGACCGCTTCTCCCGTTGGTACACGCCCGCCGCCATGGGCATCGCGCTGCTGTTCGCCGTCCTCCCCCCGCTGCTGTTCGGTCAGCCGTGGCACGAGTGGATCTACAAGGGCGTGGCGCTGCTGTTGATCGCCTGCCCCTGCGCCCTGGTGTTGAGCGTGCCCGCGGCCGTGACCAGTGGGATCAGCGCGGGTGCCCGCCAGGGCCTACTTATCAAGGGTGGGGCCGCCCTGGAAACCATCGGCAGCGTGAATACCATCGCGTTTGACAAGACGGGCACCCTGACCGAAAACAAGCCGCAAGTCACTGACGTTGTGCCCCTGAGCGCTTCCGAGCAGGAGGTCGTGGTTCTGGCCGCCGCTGTCGAAACAGGCAGCGCGCACCCACTCGCCAAAGCCATCTTGGGACGGGCGGGGGAGCTGGCCATCCCGGCGGTGGCGAACGCCCGTGCCATTCCGGGCAAGGCCGTCACGGCGACCGTCGGTGGCCGCGTCCTGGCCGTGGGTTCGCCCCGGTACGCGCAGGAGTTGGCGCCCCTATCACCCGACGTACAGAGCCGCATCGAAGCGCTCGAACATCAGGGCAAGACGGTCGTGGTGCTGCTGAATGGTTCCGTCCCCCTGGGCCTGCTCGCCATCCGGGATGAGCCGCGCGCGGACGCCAAAGCGGCCATCGCCAAACTCCACGCCCTGGGCGTGAAGGCCGTGATGTTGACCGGCGACAACGCCCGAACGGGACGCGCCATCGCGGGTGACCTCGGCCTGGACGTGGAAGCCGAACTGATGCCCGAAGACAAGCTCCGCCGGATTGCCGAACTCAAGCAGAGCGGCAAAGTGGCGATGGTGGGCGACGGCATCAACGACGCGCCCGCGTTGGCTCAGAGCGACGTCGGGATAGCCATGGGCGGCGGGACGGACGTGGCCCTGGAAACCGCAGACGCCGCGCTGCTGCGACACAGCGTGACTGGGGTCAGTGACCTCGTTCAGCTCTCCCGCGCCGTGATGACCAACATCCGCCAGAACGTCACTTTTGCCCTGGGTCTCAAGGCCATCTTCCTGGTGACCACGCTGCTCGGCCTCACCGGGCTGTGGCCCGCCATCCTCAGCGACACGGGCGCCACCGTACTGGTGACCGCCAACGCCCTGCGCCTGCTGCGCTTCACGCCAGCGCCCTGA
- a CDS encoding ArsR/SmtB family transcription factor, giving the protein MTTLTDVKAERAADCEIHCVHPEAVARALSRLPDDALIERATTLTKVVADPTRLRILSALALEELCVCDLAVIANINESTMSHQLRHLRALGLVTFKKVGRIAYYRLATTHVTRLIADILGHAQAT; this is encoded by the coding sequence ATGACCACCCTGACTGATGTCAAAGCCGAACGGGCCGCCGACTGCGAGATCCACTGTGTTCATCCGGAGGCGGTGGCGCGGGCGTTGTCACGGCTGCCAGACGACGCACTGATCGAGCGGGCCACCACCCTCACGAAGGTGGTAGCCGATCCCACGCGGCTGCGGATCCTGTCCGCCCTCGCGCTGGAGGAGCTCTGCGTGTGTGACCTTGCGGTCATCGCAAACATCAACGAGTCCACCATGAGTCACCAGTTGCGTCACCTGCGCGCCCTGGGCCTGGTGACGTTCAAGAAGGTGGGCCGCATTGCCTACTACCGCCTCGCCACCACCCACGTCACGCGCCTCATCGCGGACATCCTGGGGCACGCTCAAGCCACCTGA
- the lspA gene encoding signal peptidase II translates to MALGSSGQLRGLAFLLGAGLCILLDQALKLWTVQTFAEGAFRDFIPGVLSLGLVYNTGAAWSLFSGAALPLAGLRLVIGAALLVYLVRRPVPPLTGVALTLIASGALSNSLDGWRLGKVVDTLSAHTFSAVTRLLGQGSFPIFNLADVWVVSGVALLMLLSFHSKSAPPKSQAPSP, encoded by the coding sequence ATGGCATTAGGTTCTTCTGGTCAGCTTCGTGGCCTGGCGTTCCTCCTCGGCGCAGGACTATGCATCCTGCTGGATCAGGCGCTCAAGCTCTGGACTGTGCAGACCTTCGCAGAGGGAGCGTTCCGCGACTTCATTCCTGGGGTGCTGAGTCTCGGGCTGGTGTACAACACGGGCGCGGCGTGGAGCCTCTTTTCGGGTGCGGCGCTGCCGCTCGCTGGGCTGCGCCTGGTGATCGGGGCGGCGCTGCTCGTGTACTTGGTGCGCCGTCCCGTGCCGCCCCTCACGGGCGTGGCTCTCACCCTGATTGCCAGTGGGGCGCTCAGCAACTCGCTGGACGGCTGGCGGCTGGGCAAAGTGGTGGATACCTTGTCTGCCCATACGTTTTCAGCCGTCACGCGCCTGCTGGGACAGGGCAGCTTTCCGATCTTCAATCTGGCGGACGTGTGGGTGGTGTCGGGCGTTGCGCTGCTGATGCTGCTCAGCTTCCATTCCAAGTCGGCCCCGCCCAAATCACAAGCCCCTTCGCCGTAA
- a CDS encoding cytochrome P450, translating into MTIHSRFGDSTLAFLRDGYAFILRRSERAQADVFQTRLLMLPVTCLHGEQAAQLFYDQERFERRGAAPARAQKTLLGEGGVQGLDDEAHRVRKQMFMSLMTPERLRDLTNLTTTQWHASVVKWETQTQVVLLDEVQDLLCRAVCRWAGVPLHGGEVALRTADFAAMIDSAGAVGVRHWRGRLGRARAERWAARLIAQVRAGTLTPDQASALHVIAHHQDVSGALLDERVAAVELLNVLRPTVAVALYVVFAALALHDFPEAARRLAEGGQTARKHFVQEVRRFYPFFPFAAAKVRQDFEWHGHKFTRGQRTLLDLYGTNHDRRFWGDPETFRPERFRHWNGSPYTLIPQGGGDHFQGHRCAGEWITIDLVQNALHFLTDELEYTVPVQNLRMSLRRFPARPASRLVLSQVRRRARAAG; encoded by the coding sequence ATGACCATCCACAGCCGCTTTGGTGACAGCACGCTGGCCTTCTTGCGGGACGGCTACGCCTTCATTCTGCGCCGCAGCGAGCGGGCCCAAGCCGACGTGTTTCAGACCCGGTTGCTGATGCTGCCTGTGACGTGCCTGCACGGCGAGCAAGCGGCACAACTGTTTTACGACCAGGAACGTTTTGAGCGGCGCGGCGCGGCCCCAGCCCGCGCGCAGAAGACCTTACTGGGTGAGGGCGGCGTGCAGGGGCTGGATGATGAGGCGCACCGGGTGCGCAAGCAGATGTTCATGTCGTTGATGACGCCGGAGCGACTGCGTGACCTGACGAACCTGACCACCACGCAGTGGCACGCGTCAGTGGTGAAATGGGAGACGCAGACCCAGGTGGTGCTGCTCGATGAGGTGCAGGACCTGCTGTGCCGCGCCGTGTGCCGTTGGGCAGGCGTGCCGCTGCACGGCGGGGAAGTTGCCCTGAGGACAGCGGATTTTGCCGCCATGATTGACAGCGCCGGTGCGGTGGGCGTCCGGCACTGGCGGGGACGGCTGGGCCGCGCGCGGGCAGAGCGCTGGGCGGCCAGACTGATCGCTCAGGTCCGCGCAGGCACGCTCACGCCCGACCAGGCCAGCGCGCTGCACGTCATCGCGCACCACCAGGACGTGTCGGGCGCGCTGCTGGACGAGCGCGTCGCCGCTGTGGAGTTACTCAACGTCCTGAGGCCCACGGTGGCGGTCGCCCTGTACGTGGTGTTTGCGGCGCTCGCCCTTCACGACTTTCCAGAAGCGGCTCGGCGTCTGGCAGAGGGCGGCCAGACAGCGCGGAAGCACTTCGTACAGGAAGTGCGGCGATTTTACCCGTTCTTTCCCTTTGCAGCGGCCAAGGTCCGCCAGGATTTCGAATGGCATGGGCACAAGTTCACACGTGGACAGCGGACCCTGCTCGACCTGTACGGCACCAACCATGACCGACGTTTCTGGGGGGATCCAGAAACCTTCCGGCCGGAGCGCTTTCGGCATTGGAACGGGAGCCCTTACACCTTAATTCCACAGGGCGGCGGGGATCATTTCCAGGGGCACCGCTGCGCTGGAGAGTGGATCACCATTGACCTGGTCCAGAACGCACTACATTTCCTGACCGATGAATTGGAGTACACGGTGCCGGTGCAGAACCTCCGGATGAGCTTGCGGCGGTTCCCGGCCCGCCCCGCCAGTCGCCTCGTGCTGAGTCAGGTTCGGCGCCGCGCCCGTGCGGCAGGTTGA
- a CDS encoding cation transporter translates to MSENDEPTLDANQAADRRILWLVLLINLAQCLTGAAVGFWASSTAVIGAALDNLADASVYGVSLYAVGRAAAIKVRAARLSGWLLIGLSVLLLVEVLRRFFGGEEPIGPAMMAMAAVNAALNLICLHLLKRHQGEDVNFKASAIFTSNDSLVNLAIVLSGALVMWLDSKLPDLILGLLVSAIAANGGREILSEAASASETAGAEST, encoded by the coding sequence ATGAGTGAAAACGACGAACCTACCCTTGACGCCAACCAGGCCGCTGACCGCCGCATTTTGTGGCTGGTGCTGCTGATCAACCTCGCACAGTGCCTGACCGGCGCTGCGGTTGGCTTCTGGGCCTCCTCGACCGCCGTGATCGGCGCCGCCCTTGACAACTTGGCCGACGCGTCGGTCTACGGGGTCAGCCTGTACGCGGTGGGCCGCGCCGCAGCCATCAAGGTGCGCGCCGCCCGTCTGTCCGGGTGGCTGCTGATTGGATTGAGCGTTCTGCTGCTCGTGGAGGTGCTGCGCCGGTTTTTCGGTGGTGAGGAACCGATCGGCCCCGCGATGATGGCCATGGCGGCCGTCAACGCGGCCCTGAACCTGATCTGTCTGCACCTGCTCAAGCGCCATCAGGGCGAGGATGTCAACTTCAAGGCGTCCGCTATTTTCACCAGCAATGATTCCCTCGTCAACCTGGCGATCGTGCTGTCCGGCGCGCTGGTGATGTGGTTGGACTCCAAGCTGCCGGACCTGATCCTCGGACTGCTGGTGTCAGCCATTGCAGCCAATGGCGGCCGGGAGATCCTCTCGGAAGCGGCCTCGGCAAGTGAAACAGCTGGAGCGGAATCTACTTGA
- a CDS encoding N-acetylmuramoyl-L-alanine amidase family protein — protein MSVHPAVSHLMTPTPRLRLAAMVCCALLACPAAAQSQGPTLPTPSRQMGAPTGGTTFQHAIFGNPRSSNEGNHTRVVFDLALGVTYALIPTVDGLRIDVAGAEILAPVRTALGISVVDQRVSGTQVSLITPFALTRTTGWRASEATLASGIRVLILDLGPDVLGGAGENLRGLITRLSGAPQGLAISASVAGTGTPGGVTPSDMLSATSGVTPPAAPPPLPGGVPGQVSALSGQAQGRIQPGALLPAPRIGKNPGLTRVVLELPPGAAYRMLPSSLGLRVELTGVSAAPLEAQAISPELQAWRYEPGTDGLTVTLLTGTPVTNRSGWRAQLVLPLPGTDRSRLAIDLSPSLADLTPLTPRERVLAAVPATPVARGTAMLALGAALVKPRAVIDPGHGGRDSGGIGAVIEKQVALEVALRVRDLLSKAGVDVIMTRDTDRALVPDKATDLRMRAELASPGTQVFVSIHVNALPAASALRGYGVETWWNPNHPLSSALAALIQNNVTAVTGAFSRGLKNTSSLSVLRNSRIPAALIEIGYTSHPVDGLNLKDTNYLDRVALGIAQGVREALVTGVTAGKER, from the coding sequence ATGTCTGTACACCCTGCCGTGTCTCACCTGATGACGCCCACCCCCAGGCTGAGACTCGCCGCTATGGTCTGCTGTGCCCTGCTCGCTTGCCCGGCGGCGGCGCAAAGTCAGGGGCCGACCCTACCCACCCCCTCACGTCAGATGGGTGCACCCACCGGCGGGACAACGTTTCAGCACGCGATCTTTGGCAACCCGAGATCCAGCAATGAAGGCAACCACACGCGCGTGGTGTTTGACCTGGCGTTAGGGGTAACGTACGCGCTTATCCCCACAGTGGACGGCCTGCGCATCGATGTGGCCGGTGCTGAAATTCTGGCGCCTGTACGCACGGCACTGGGCATCAGCGTGGTGGACCAGCGCGTGTCAGGCACCCAGGTCAGCCTGATCACGCCGTTTGCCCTGACCCGCACCACAGGATGGCGGGCGAGCGAGGCCACGCTGGCCAGTGGCATAAGGGTCCTGATCCTGGATCTTGGCCCTGATGTCCTGGGTGGGGCTGGAGAGAACCTGCGCGGGCTGATCACGCGGCTGTCTGGGGCGCCTCAGGGGCTGGCCATCAGCGCCTCTGTCGCAGGGACAGGGACGCCGGGAGGCGTTACGCCCAGTGACATGTTGTCTGCCACGTCTGGCGTCACCCCGCCTGCTGCGCCGCCCCCGCTGCCGGGTGGGGTGCCCGGGCAGGTTAGCGCCCTCTCGGGGCAAGCGCAGGGCCGGATTCAACCGGGGGCCCTTCTGCCCGCCCCCCGCATCGGGAAGAATCCGGGCCTGACCCGCGTGGTGCTGGAGCTTCCACCGGGTGCTGCGTACCGCATGTTGCCCAGCAGTCTCGGCCTGCGCGTCGAATTGACGGGGGTGAGCGCCGCTCCCCTGGAGGCGCAGGCCATCAGTCCGGAACTGCAGGCCTGGCGCTACGAGCCGGGCACGGATGGCCTCACGGTAACGCTGCTGACTGGCACACCTGTTACGAACCGCAGTGGCTGGCGGGCCCAACTGGTTTTACCCCTGCCTGGCACCGACCGTTCTCGCCTTGCGATTGATCTCTCACCCTCTCTGGCAGACCTGACGCCCCTTACGCCGAGGGAGCGCGTGCTTGCTGCGGTGCCGGCCACACCTGTGGCTCGGGGCACTGCCATGTTGGCCCTCGGTGCAGCCCTGGTGAAACCGCGTGCGGTGATTGATCCTGGACATGGCGGTCGCGATTCCGGAGGGATTGGTGCCGTGATCGAAAAGCAAGTGGCGCTGGAGGTGGCCCTCCGGGTCCGCGACCTGCTCAGCAAGGCGGGCGTCGACGTGATCATGACGCGTGACACGGACCGGGCGCTGGTGCCGGACAAGGCCACTGACTTGAGGATGCGGGCGGAGTTGGCGTCCCCTGGCACGCAGGTGTTCGTGAGCATTCACGTGAATGCTCTTCCGGCCGCCAGCGCCCTGAGGGGCTACGGGGTCGAAACATGGTGGAATCCAAATCACCCACTGTCCAGCGCGCTGGCAGCGCTGATTCAAAACAACGTGACGGCCGTCACAGGTGCTTTTTCCCGGGGCCTGAAAAACACCAGCTCCCTGTCTGTTCTGCGCAACAGCCGGATTCCAGCCGCGTTAATCGAGATCGGGTACACCAGCCATCCTGTAGACGGCCTCAATCTCAAGGACACCAATTACCTTGACCGGGTCGCTTTGGGCATCGCGCAGGGCGTCCGTGAAGCGCTGGTGACGGGCGTCACGGCTGGTAAGGAACGATAG